The window CTCAGAAGCTTGCAGAGTTGGGCATGTGTTGCTTGGCATCCTTTTAAAACTTGCCTCCTTTCTCTCATTAATTCAGACACATTCGAGCAGAAGACCCACATAGCCCCGCTTTTCCTTTTCAGTGGTCAGAGTAAGGATGTGACCTCCCTTCCATTTTTGGCAAATCCAGATGCACAGAATGTTTGTGCTCCCTCCACACCTCCAAATAAGCAAGTTCTCAGCCTCCCCTGGGACCTTCGTTTTATGATCATTGTTCCTTGTTTGTTTCCATTTGCTATTACAAAGTCATACTTTCTGGTATAATCCTATTAATATTTTACCACTGATGGGAGAATTGGGGGACCttcagggagccagtttggtgtagtggttaagagcagcaggactttaatctggagagccgggttttattccccactcctctgcttgaagccagctgggtgaccttgggtcagtcacaacttctcagagctctctcagccccaccaacctcacagggtgtctgttgtggggataatagtaacccacttttgtaaactgctctgagtgggcattaagttgtctcgaagggcggtatataaatcgaattttatcATTACGTTGTTATGATTATTTATGCCTCTGAAACAAGGGATGTTTTAGTCAGAATTCTTGAGAATGTGGGgttcatttgtgtgtgtatataatatCTGCTTTAATATGTACACACAGTATCCTCATCTTGTTCTTGGTTTTGGGGTTGGTGTgggtttttaatttccccccttttttcccaaTACTTgagcaaaacaatattctttacTGAGTATTACAACACCTGGCTTGTACACTGAGGAACTCGTGGTATCTCAGGTTGAAGGATCTCAGACCACAGGTGTGGAAAAGACCTTTCTGTGTCTGATATCCTGGAGAGGCATGGCCCAGTGTACTGGGCCTCTTGGAACCAGATGGAACAGTAGCGTCATACTGTATTGTCCAAGGCAGTATCATCGGTTCGCAGACTCTCAGTTGCATGTTGGAGAGATGGCAGACATCTGCAACATGGGAACTACCTTAATCTGAGGCCCGTTCTCCCCGTGCTGTTGGCTTCTGCCTTCGGTTGGAATAATCGCTCGTTGGCATGCTTTCCCCTACATTAAAGCCCCTACCAATTGAAAGCTAGCATCTCAGGACAAGAAGAATTCTGGCTGGATTTCTTTTCTGGTTGGCTAGTTTTCTGTCCGTGAGGAGTTAGCTGGCCCGTTTCTCCCTTCCTACGACCAGTTTCTCTCTACTTATAGTCTAACATAGCAGAGGACCCAAGGCTGAggcctttcccttcccctggAAAATGAGTCAGATAGACTTGTGTCTTTCTGTTGCCCTAATGGGGCCACAATGAGGTCTTGACGCTTGTGCTTGCCATAAAAATCTGAGCAGCTGTTACTGCCCAGTTTAGAACCCGGGAAGCAAAGCACAGTTAGCTTAAGATCCGCCAGACGAGAAAGCTGGAGCTCTCTTGGATCCAGTCAGTGAGCCAGAGTCCTTTTCttaatctgcccccccccgcccccttgggCTGGTCTCCACCAGCTTGGCTGCACCTTCATCCTTGCCGGAGAATGCTCTCTGGAGCCAGGGCAGTGCAGGAATGCAGCCAGTTGGACCACATTGCTGCCGGCCGCATGAGGTCACACTTCTTGTGCCTGCAGCTGACTGGATgcctttgatggtgggggggggggcagactggGCTGCAGCTTCACGCCTGGCTTCATGGGAGTTGGCTGGGGCGTTTGTGGGTAGGAGCTGGCTCCCTTCGGAGGAGAGATTCCTGCCTTATCTGGCCCTCGCAAGGCCTCTGTGGAAAAGTGGATACCTTTCTTTGGTGCTATCTCCCCGGCTTTCTCTGCCCGGCAGCTTCTCTTCAGAGATAGCCCATCGCCAGCTAAAAGAGCAAGACTCAAAATAAAcctttgctgctgccactggTTGTTGCCTGGCTGTAAATTCTGTCTTTCTGTATTCTCTCTTTGTGCAATTTGGACAGCTTGCCTGGCGTAGTAGTTACAGCGCTCCAGGGCTACAGCAGCATCGAGTTCGAATGCCAACTCTTAACTGGATGACTGTGGGTCTTTGTCGATCTcttttgcagggttgttgtgaggatacatgggggaggagagggagacgTGCGTGCACCACCCCTGggaagaagagtgggataaaaatgtagagagagagaaacaagggcAGGGAAATCTCACCTTTTTGCCTGTAGTGGGCCTTGGCTGTGTCTGGACACAAGACAGCACTAGTTAAAAGTTCTCAAAACATAGTGCACCCCCCTCATGTTAATGTCATGTTTTTTAGAAAGATGATTTTGCATTTAGCACAAGGTTCCAACTTGTTGATTGAGAAAAATTTCTCCTTTTGGAGATTTCTATTGGAAAACACGCTTTCAAAGTATATTTTCCCCCtaggtcttttaaaaaaagtaacctAAAATGGACAGCAGAAATAATAAAAcgtaaataaaaattaaacataACATGTCGAGAAAAAGTCCATACAAAAGCAGATTTTAAGTGTGAGAGCAAAAATAATTATACGGTAATGACCATTGTTTGTCAGGCTTTGACCAGTGCAACCCTAGAATCCAGCTCGTTGGTTTTTAATATTGATTTcatgtattaaaatatttgcatGCTGCCTTTCCCCATATAATGGGCTTAGGGTGATTCATGAAATGTAATTAAACCTACGCGTGTTACAATTCTTTGGGGGATGCTGTGCTCCTCTAACTAGGCAAAAGAGCTGCGTGTTCCAAATAGAGTTGCTTTTGGTAGAATTTATATCTCCTGGGATATAAATGACTGCTTACCCAGATGGCTTTGCAAGGTGGGAGGTGTGGCTCGTCGTCTTCTGGTATCCCAGTGTAAAGACGCTTCTGACTGTCTTTCCAGGTGAAGGAGCTGGTGTTGGACAACTGTCGCTCGGACGATGGGAAAATCTGTGGCCTCTCCTCAGACTTTGAAAACCTTGAATTCCTCAGCATGATCAACGTCAACCTCCTCTCGGTCTCCAACCTCCCCAAGCTTAGCAAACTTCGGAAGGTAAGGAGGTGGGGAGGGGACTTCTCCTCTGGGTGGCCAAGGAGCTCCCTGCTTAGACTTGGTTCCTTCTGAAGAACTGAAAATATACAGAAAATGGCTCCCTGTAACCTATTTGGAGCAAGATTTCCCCAATTTGGATCAGAGGTTGTGTGATGTGTAGCTTGACCTATGTGGTGTCTATCCCAGCCCTCCACCTGACAGAATTATCCCAATTGGCTTCTGAATGAAATAAGTTCAGCACCcgtgagagaaacagaaaaataacagttttaggtaggtagctgtgtcagtctgcagtagaacagcaagatttaagttcagcggcaccttagagaccaacaagattttcagggtatgagcttttgagagtctgctTTTTTCTGCCTGTAACTGTCAAGATtttacaacaataataacaacattcgatttatacactgcccatcaggacaacttaatgctacactcgagagcagttcacaaagtgtattactattatcctcacgacaatctccctgtgaggtgggtggggctgagagagctatgactgacccaaggtcacccagctggcttcaagcggaggagtggggaatcagacctggttgtccagattagagtcctgccactcctaccGCTACACCAATACATTTTTGAAGCACTTTGaaggctggaagcactgggctatCTCAGGAGCAGGATGAAGACAGTTGGCCTGAGATATGACATGATAGGGAGGCTGGAGGGACGAGATGGGAGAAACTTGTACAGGGTGATGTCTAAAACCGCAAGGCAGTGATACGCAACGTCCTAGCGGGCTCAGAATCTTGAATACATTTGGAAACACCTACTGCAAATACTGAAAATGGCCACCTGTCTTTTTTTCCTCCAATCCCTGTTGTTTGTGCTCCTTTTGGTAGCTGGAGCTGAGTGACAATCGCATCTCCTGTGGCTTGGAAGTGCTCGCGGAGAAGACCCCCAACCTGACACATTTGAATCTGAGCGGGAACAAAATCAAGGACTTCACCACGTTGGAACCACTGGTGAGTAGAAGGGGAGGAAAGCACCTGAGTGGGGGAAACAGGCTCAGGAAGGGCAAAGAGGCCTGCATCCcccctcaacaacaacaacaacaacaacattcaatttatatacccccccttGTCTTTTGTCTCTGGGAAGAACGAGATGATTgaacctgcttgtggggagggtgggtaagaaatctaataaattaattaGTTCAGGCTGTTTGGAAGCCAAAGAAAGGCAAATTagtctttcttctctgtttttttcaGTCATCGGTCCTGTAAGCCATCTTCGTGTGTGCAAGAGTATGTTGTGGCTGGCTGGGCTTCGGGTGGGAGATTCCAGCTTTAAATGCTCCTCTCTTAACACAAAATCCCCTCACTAATAGTAATGAtggtgatgataatgataataactgtGCCTATATACCACtcgtctagacagattagtgccccagtcaGAGTGGTGAACATGGTCAGTGTTATTAcaatccccacaatggagctgaggctgagaggtgtggcttacccaaggccacccactgagctcatggcagtcgtgggattcgaacCGGGAGAGTGGTGATTTGCAACCCCATCAGCACACCCCAGAGCGAGAGAGGCTCCGTTTCCCCACTTCGTTGTGTGAGGTGGCACAGTCCTATGGGGGTGAAGAGGTGCCCTTTATTGTGCCATCGCACTATAAAACTGATCAGGTGTATAGTAAATATTTGCTTTGTTGGTAAAATAGtacgtttttaaaaaacattcaccCTTATGTATAGTTGCCTTGGAAGAGGGAGCAAGGGGAAGAGAAAGGTTGTTacagtaatagtaataacatttgatttatatactgcccttcaggacaacttaatatctaCTCAGAGCATATGTTATTACTGTCCCCACAATAGTCACCctgtgagcggaactacaagtgacaaaaggcacaggttggacacttgtcagcttccctcaagttttgatgggaaatgtaggcagcttggcggaatgttggacaagtgacagttgaaaagtccattggacagcagtgggagagccaagctgcaagaccaggatgcctacatttcccatcaaaacttgagggaagctgacaagtgtccaacctgtgccttttgtcacttgtagttccgctctgtgagatgggtagggctgagagagctccagagaactgtgactagcccaaggtcacccagctggcttcaagtggaggagtggggaatcaaacccggctctccagattagcgtcccgccactcttaacgactacaccaaactggctctacatccCGTGTCCCTGTTAGGTAGGGTAGTTTTATCCCCTCTCCTGCAGATGAGGGCTGAAGTGAAGAGACCGCTTGCAAACTGATACAATTGAGATAAGACTTGAACTCAGGCCTTTGGATTTAGTCTGTGGAGTAGAGGGTGCAGCAAGATGACCGTTCTGATTTCTTTTAGAAAAAATTGCCGCACCTACGGAGTTTGGACCTCTTCAACTGCGAGGTCACGATGCTGATCAATTACCGGGAGAGTGTCTTTGCACTGCTGCCCCAGTTGACCTACTTGGATGGCTTTGACGCCAGCGACAAGGAGGCCCCGGATTCTGACCCCGAAGCAGACGGGCTAGATGACGACTACGACGAGAATGGAGAAGGTAAGAGGCATGGTTCTCGCAGAGAGGAGCATcttctttttaatttatattttattcaacaATTTTTAAACTTGAACAAACATTGTTCAgttttgtcaaaggctttcatagccggagaactatggttgtggattttccaggctgtatagccgtggccttggcattgtagttcctgacgttttgccagcagctgtgactggcatcttcagaggtgaggttttttggtgctacaactctgaagatgccagtcacagctgctggcaaaacgtcaggaactacaatgccaaggctaCGGCATacggcccggaaaatccacaacaaccattgttcaaTTTTGACAAACagtaaacaacaataaataaaaacttaTTTCACAACGCATAAAATAAAAGTCCTATCTCCTTATCCAGGTTTCTTAAGCTCTGTGAACAAATAGCTTAACTAATTGTTTTACTTTGCTCAGATAAGTTGCCTGTACAGACTCGTCAGCGGTAGGCTGGCGTATGGTGATAATCCATTTCTGAAGAGGCTTATAACTCAGAGAATCTTTGCTTGTTAAATACTCCAGAACTGGGAGCCATTTAATAGGCGGGATTTCTAATTTTGGCTTTCAAGTTAAACGAGTTGATCTGAAAGTTTTGCCATAATAAAATAATCCCGGAGGCGATCGTGCCAATTGGAGGTTGTGGGTAGGCTTTTTGGATTCCACTTGGCTGCTATGACTGATTTGGCGACTGCAAGTTACATTAATATAAGGTTGATTCCAATTTTTGGCATTGTTGGGTCTATCCAGTGGTTCAAAAGTATGACTTCTGGAAGCATCTTGACCCTCTTTGTcccctgtctcccccacccctcctgattAATGTGGTGGGGTAGAGGTTGGATGCGCAGCATGTTGAATCGGAAACTTCTGGGAGTAGGACCAGCAGCCTATAAGGTGCCATGCAATTGATTGGCACACTAGAGGGTGACTGTCCGAGGCTCCCACATCGAGCTTCATAGccaaatggagatttgaacccgcaTCTTCCAAGTCCTAGTCTGTTCCTCTAATAGCTGTTCCAAGCCAACTCGTTGTTTTGCTGATTCATCTCATTTCcttgtgttcccccccccccctttgagcaGAGCTTAGTAGTAGCACAGTCCTTGTCTGAAGTCACTTGGGTCTCAAGCCCTGGCCTGAAAACTAACCCATGAAGCAGACAAGCCCTTTGAAACACCTGTCACGGGATTCCTCTCTCTGTGTATTTGCGCAAGCCTCCCTCGTCCACCCGTTCAGTGTTGTCTTCTGCGTTCCTCAACAAGAGCTGGCCAACATTATATGGTTGACGTAGTTCCCTCGAGCAGCAAGCTCTCCCAGGACCTCCTGATTcaaattgcttctgttttcttcctctttctacgtttcagaaggggaggaggaggatgaagaagATGAGGAAGAATTGGATGAAGATGCTGTAGATGACGAAGAGGATGAAGACGATCTGgacggcgaagaagaagaagatggggTAGAAGATGAGGTGAGAGTTAGAGGGCCCCCTACCTTTCTTCGTCCCCTTCCCAGGGCTTATTGATAGGGGCAAACCCTCTTGGGGCTCTGCTGTAATGGAGTCTCCAGTTTTCGGTTTGGATTTTGCATCCTGAAGATTTTGCTGTTCTCATTCTCATCACTTGTGATGGTTCATAAACTGCTTTGCCCTGATTTCActtttataaaaaatttaaaactacaaATTAGTTTCCTTAACTTTCAAAATGGCGAAAAAACGTGACTAACGTGAGCCTCCAAAATCTCCCAAAGTTTTCCTCCAGCCAGTTGGTATTCCTCCAACTggaatgagtacccagtttcctgggggtaaagtgtagatgactggggaaggcaatggcaaaccaccccgtaaaaagtctgcatGAACTCTTCCTCCCGTTCAAGGTCATCTTTCGCAGAATGTTGGCCAACGTTCTGTTGCTGACACCGCTCCCCGGAGCTGTTCTCACGGAGCACCTAATATTTTGTCACAGCAACTCAGGCCATTTGGGGAGGGGTTACTAGTAGGTGGGGCTGCAGGCACAACCATGTATGAAACTGCCTTGTGGGTTCTGTCTGTCCCAGTTTTCGGCTTTCTGGCTAGTTTGAGGCTGCAAAAGGATTTTCCCTAAGATCTGCTGTTGCAGATGTCTGGAATGAACTCAGGACCTTCTGCAATCAACGCACATACTCCCCTGTTGCCTTTCTGTAAGATTCTGAACCCGATGCCCAGGAAAATGCCAACTATCCCCTAGAACTCTCTGCCACGAGAA of the Eublepharis macularius isolate TG4126 chromosome 5, MPM_Emac_v1.0, whole genome shotgun sequence genome contains:
- the LOC129331002 gene encoding acidic leucine-rich nuclear phosphoprotein 32 family member B-like, with product MEMKKRLTLELRNKKPSEVKELVLDNCRSDDGKICGLSSDFENLEFLSMINVNLLSVSNLPKLSKLRKLELSDNRISCGLEVLAEKTPNLTHLNLSGNKIKDFTTLEPLKKLPHLRSLDLFNCEVTMLINYRESVFALLPQLTYLDGFDASDKEAPDSDPEADGLDDDYDENGEEGEEEDEEDEEELDEDAVDDEEDEDDLDGEEEEDGVEDEEEEDEEEGEDEDDDEGEEDIQHGEKRKRELEDEGEEDPEDEEDEEDD